In one window of Azoarcus olearius DNA:
- a CDS encoding EAL domain-containing protein: MNLKGFIVATSAAVGIIFTAGSWLAISSAFEQAFSTHARDQAREAARVSFAAMYGIMSQGWTRAQAERFLDGIHAGGNEAGLKVAIYRSPVVEARYGSIAQPAPDELVSAALQRGDAGDHVSDGRFRSAVPLRAEERCLGCHDNARPGDVLGAIEVTQPFGQVLQQARSAFYLHAAPSLLLGLLLAGTALWWIGRSVSRSVNEVESSLDSINKVSDLRHLRLGERKATFGEINRVHEAIAGLAARLRTIAVDKNILLFEIGLLEKFVITSEVIRDWRAYVGKLLVDINSIIDAHVLFSVFQIDDELFDVEIFWHVQPGTTTRRRIEAVVRDTLNDDPRFSAPATLNIHHHYPAQTATPAEDAELTLRVKSFFVDRPKIGSIVGIGVQAAGPVDQTHNLVLDSILSTLLNVVGSIKAIHKYTRDLEYYATRDPLTDLYNQRVFWELLDYELDRSQRHATRATLLLIDLDNFKLINDHYGHATGDRFLQQFSRSMQQALRGGDILARYGGDEFVVILPETELEQGYATARRLLDATRDIALEIPGNDPIRGTVSIGLAVYPDHATTAKDLFLFADNMMYRAKAEGKERVAVPSEEDVMAVFRDVSEMSMAVLHAVNERRIIPFFQPILGIEDGRVAAVEVLSRLEVNGQLLRADQFIEIAEKIGVIHRLDAIVIEAALARVRESDFDGDIFFNLSPRALVLAEFARTLRSIVADSGIAPERIVFEITERDTVKNLSLLERFICDLKAEGFRLAIDDFGSGFSSFHYLRRFPFDVLKIEGDFIANMVNSERDRIFVQSITELSRALKIKVVAEFVESAEVLALLREFGIDYAQGYHVGRPEREVLPARARAARPALTAQ, encoded by the coding sequence ATGAACCTCAAAGGTTTCATAGTCGCCACCTCCGCCGCGGTCGGCATCATCTTCACGGCAGGCAGCTGGCTCGCGATCAGTTCCGCGTTCGAGCAAGCCTTCAGCACCCATGCGCGCGACCAGGCGCGCGAGGCGGCGCGGGTCAGCTTCGCCGCGATGTACGGCATCATGAGCCAGGGCTGGACGCGCGCGCAGGCCGAGCGCTTTCTCGACGGCATCCACGCCGGCGGCAACGAGGCCGGCCTCAAGGTGGCCATCTACCGCAGCCCGGTGGTAGAGGCACGCTACGGCAGCATCGCGCAGCCCGCGCCTGACGAACTGGTGAGCGCGGCACTGCAGCGCGGCGACGCGGGCGACCATGTGAGCGACGGGCGTTTTCGCAGCGCGGTGCCGCTGCGCGCCGAGGAACGCTGCCTCGGTTGTCACGACAACGCCCGCCCCGGCGACGTGCTTGGCGCAATCGAGGTCACCCAGCCCTTCGGCCAGGTGCTGCAGCAGGCGCGCTCGGCGTTCTACCTGCACGCGGCGCCCAGCCTGCTGCTTGGGCTGCTGCTGGCGGGCACCGCACTGTGGTGGATCGGACGCTCGGTATCGCGCAGCGTGAACGAGGTGGAAAGCAGCCTCGATTCGATCAACAAGGTCTCGGACCTGCGCCATCTGCGGCTGGGCGAGCGCAAGGCCACCTTCGGCGAAATCAACCGCGTCCACGAGGCCATCGCCGGCCTTGCCGCGCGCCTGCGCACGATCGCGGTGGACAAGAACATCCTGCTGTTCGAGATCGGCCTGCTGGAGAAATTCGTCATCACGTCCGAGGTGATCCGCGACTGGCGCGCCTACGTCGGCAAGCTGCTGGTCGACATCAACAGCATCATCGACGCCCATGTGCTGTTCTCGGTGTTCCAGATCGACGACGAACTGTTCGACGTGGAGATCTTCTGGCACGTGCAGCCGGGCACCACGACGCGGCGCCGGATCGAGGCCGTGGTGCGCGACACGCTGAACGACGACCCGCGCTTCTCGGCGCCGGCCACGCTCAACATCCACCACCACTACCCGGCGCAGACGGCCACGCCGGCCGAGGACGCCGAGCTGACGCTGCGGGTGAAGTCCTTCTTCGTCGACCGCCCGAAGATCGGCAGCATCGTCGGCATCGGCGTGCAGGCCGCGGGGCCGGTGGACCAGACCCACAACCTGGTGCTCGATTCCATCCTGTCCACACTGCTGAACGTGGTGGGCTCGATCAAGGCGATCCACAAATACACCCGCGACCTGGAGTACTACGCCACCCGCGACCCGCTGACCGACCTCTACAACCAGCGCGTGTTCTGGGAACTGCTCGATTACGAACTGGACCGCAGCCAGCGCCACGCCACCCGCGCCACGCTGCTGCTGATCGACCTCGACAATTTCAAGCTCATCAACGACCACTACGGCCACGCCACCGGCGACCGCTTCCTGCAGCAGTTCTCGCGCAGCATGCAGCAGGCGCTGCGCGGCGGCGACATCCTGGCGCGCTACGGCGGCGACGAGTTCGTCGTGATCCTGCCGGAGACCGAGCTGGAACAGGGTTACGCCACCGCGCGCCGCCTGCTCGACGCCACCCGCGACATCGCGCTCGAAATTCCCGGCAACGATCCGATCCGCGGCACCGTGTCGATCGGGCTGGCGGTGTATCCGGACCACGCCACCACCGCCAAGGACCTGTTCCTGTTCGCCGACAACATGATGTACCGCGCCAAGGCCGAGGGTAAGGAGCGGGTGGCGGTGCCGAGCGAGGAAGACGTGATGGCGGTGTTCCGCGACGTCTCCGAGATGAGCATGGCGGTGCTCCACGCGGTGAACGAGCGCCGCATCATCCCCTTCTTCCAGCCCATCCTCGGCATCGAGGACGGCCGCGTCGCGGCGGTGGAGGTGCTGTCGCGGCTGGAGGTGAACGGCCAGCTGCTGCGCGCCGACCAGTTCATCGAGATCGCCGAGAAGATCGGTGTGATCCACCGCCTCGACGCGATCGTCATCGAAGCCGCGCTGGCGCGCGTGCGCGAGAGCGACTTCGACGGCGACATCTTCTTCAACCTGTCGCCGCGCGCGCTGGTGCTGGCGGAGTTCGCGCGCACGCTGCGCAGCATCGTCGCCGACTCGGGCATCGCGCCGGAACGCATCGTGTTCGAGATCACCGAGCGCGACACGGTGAAGAATCTGTCGCTGCTGGAACGCTTCATCTGCGACCTGAAGGCGGAAGGCTTCCGCCTCGCGATCGACGACTTCGGTTCGGGCTTCTCGTCCTTCCACTACCTGCGCCGCTTCCCGTTCGACGTGCTGAAGATCGAGGGCGACTTCATCGCCAACATGGTCAACAGCGAACGCGACCGCATCTTCGTGCAGAGCATCACCGAGCTGTCGCGTGCACTGAAGATCAAGGTGGTGGCGGAGTTCGTGGAATCGGCCGAGGTGCTGGCGCTGCTGCGCGAGTTCGGCATCGACTATGCGCAGGGCTACCACGTCGGCCGGCCCGAACGCGAGGTGCTGCCCGCCCGCGCGCGTGCTGCGCGGCCGGCGCTGACCGCTCAGTAA
- a CDS encoding NAD(P)H-dependent oxidoreductase, which yields MGKRVLVILGHPSAASLCGALAASYAEAATAAGHEVSRLNLGDLDFDPILHEGYRRIQPLEPDLEHARAAIHRADHLAFVFPVWWGGVPATLKGFLDRVFLPGFAFQYRDGALFPDQLLKGRSADLVVSMDTPPWYFRWIYRMPAVHQMRRTTLEFCGIRPVRTLLLGPVKDAPTARRERWLARVQKLAARIG from the coding sequence ATGGGCAAACGCGTCCTGGTCATCCTCGGCCATCCTTCGGCAGCCAGCTTGTGCGGCGCCCTGGCCGCCAGCTACGCCGAAGCCGCCACCGCCGCCGGCCATGAAGTGAGCCGGCTCAACCTTGGCGACCTCGATTTCGACCCGATCCTGCACGAGGGCTACAGGCGCATCCAGCCGCTGGAGCCGGACCTCGAACACGCCCGCGCGGCCATCCACCGCGCCGACCACCTCGCCTTCGTGTTCCCCGTGTGGTGGGGCGGCGTGCCGGCCACGCTGAAAGGCTTTCTCGACCGCGTGTTCCTGCCCGGCTTCGCCTTCCAGTACCGCGACGGCGCACTCTTCCCCGACCAGTTGTTGAAGGGCCGCAGCGCCGATCTGGTGGTGAGCATGGATACGCCGCCGTGGTACTTCCGCTGGATCTACCGCATGCCGGCGGTCCATCAGATGCGGCGCACGACGCTGGAATTCTGCGGCATCCGCCCGGTGCGCACGCTGCTGCTGGGGCCGGTGAAGGACGCCCCGACGGCGCGGCGCGAGCGCTGGCTGGCGCGGGTGCAAAAACTGGCGGCACGCATCGGCTGA
- a CDS encoding MerR family transcriptional regulator → MYIGEIARRTGASPKAIRHYETLGLLGAVGRSGSYRVYAEADVARVELIRQAQALGMRLAELQPLLAGAEPDWSALCRLIEAKRAAVAADIARLHNLDLRLDAVHREIAACLGADPGAAAHCAHAGRAAAGVALPADAEA, encoded by the coding sequence ATGTACATCGGAGAAATCGCGCGCCGCACCGGCGCTTCGCCCAAGGCGATCCGCCACTACGAGACGCTCGGCCTGCTCGGCGCCGTCGGCCGCAGCGGCAGCTACCGGGTGTATGCCGAAGCCGACGTGGCGCGCGTGGAGCTGATCCGCCAGGCGCAGGCGCTGGGCATGCGCCTGGCCGAACTGCAGCCGCTGCTCGCCGGCGCCGAGCCCGACTGGAGCGCGCTGTGCCGGCTGATCGAGGCGAAGCGCGCCGCCGTCGCCGCGGATATCGCCCGCCTGCACAACCTCGACCTCCGGCTGGACGCGGTGCACAGGGAGATCGCCGCCTGCCTGGGCGCGGACCCGGGCGCCGCGGCCCATTGCGCGCACGCCGGCCGTGCGGCGGCCGGTGTCGCGCTGCCGGCCGACGCCGAGGCTTGA
- the gltX gene encoding glutamate--tRNA ligase: MAATPVRTRFAPSPTGYLHIGGARTALFSWAYARRHGGRFILRIEDTDVARSTPEAVQAILDGMKWLGLEHDEGPFYQMQRMDRYKEVIQQMLAAGTAYYCYTSKEELDALRAEQEAKKEKPRYDGRWRPAPGKTLPTPPAGVQPVVRFCNPITGAVAWNDLVKGRIEISNTELDDFIIARADGTPTYNFCVVVDDWDMGITQVIRGDDHVNNTPRQINVLQALGASVPQYAHLSMILGDDGTKLSKRHGAVSVMQYDDEGYLPEAVINYLARLGWSHGDDEIFSREQFVEWFDLDHITPSAAQFNTEKLNWLNAHYIKQADNAYLAAEVANRLARRGVDPEAGPALEQVVALYKDRSANLNELADAAELFCVDVHPAPEVIAQHLTDTARAALASLRARFEAVAWDKAALNQAIKDTMAEHGLKMPQVAIPLRVALLGVPQTPSIDAVVEVLGRERVLARLARHLG; encoded by the coding sequence ATGGCCGCCACCCCAGTCCGTACCCGTTTCGCGCCCAGCCCCACCGGCTACCTCCACATCGGCGGTGCCCGCACGGCGCTGTTCTCCTGGGCCTATGCCCGCCGCCACGGCGGCCGCTTCATCCTGCGCATCGAGGACACCGACGTGGCCCGCTCCACCCCGGAAGCGGTGCAGGCCATCCTGGATGGCATGAAGTGGCTCGGCCTGGAGCATGACGAGGGCCCGTTCTACCAGATGCAGCGCATGGATCGCTACAAGGAAGTGATCCAGCAGATGCTCGCCGCCGGCACCGCCTACTACTGCTACACCTCGAAGGAAGAACTCGACGCGCTGCGCGCCGAGCAGGAAGCGAAGAAGGAGAAGCCGCGCTACGACGGCCGCTGGCGCCCCGCGCCCGGCAAGACGCTACCGACGCCGCCGGCCGGCGTGCAGCCGGTGGTGCGCTTCTGCAACCCGATCACCGGCGCGGTGGCCTGGAACGACCTGGTGAAGGGCCGCATCGAGATCTCCAACACCGAACTCGACGACTTCATCATCGCGCGCGCCGACGGCACGCCCACCTACAACTTCTGCGTCGTCGTCGATGACTGGGACATGGGCATCACCCAGGTCATCCGCGGCGACGACCATGTGAACAACACCCCGCGCCAGATCAACGTGCTGCAGGCGCTCGGCGCCAGCGTGCCGCAGTACGCGCACCTGTCGATGATCCTGGGCGACGACGGCACCAAGCTCTCCAAGCGCCACGGCGCGGTGAGCGTGATGCAGTACGACGACGAAGGCTATCTGCCGGAGGCCGTCATCAACTACCTCGCGCGCCTGGGCTGGAGCCACGGCGACGACGAGATCTTCAGCCGCGAGCAGTTCGTCGAGTGGTTCGACCTCGACCACATCACGCCGTCGGCGGCGCAGTTCAACACCGAAAAGCTCAACTGGCTGAACGCCCACTACATCAAGCAGGCCGACAACGCCTACCTGGCGGCCGAAGTCGCCAACCGGCTTGCCCGCCGCGGGGTCGATCCTGAAGCCGGCCCGGCGCTGGAGCAGGTGGTGGCGCTGTACAAGGACCGCTCCGCCAACCTCAACGAACTCGCCGACGCGGCCGAGTTGTTCTGCGTGGATGTCCATCCCGCGCCGGAAGTGATCGCCCAGCACCTCACCGACACCGCCAGGGCGGCGCTCGCCAGCCTGCGCGCCCGCTTCGAGGCGGTGGCGTGGGACAAGGCCGCGCTCAACCAGGCGATCAAGGACACCATGGCCGAGCACGGCCTGAAGATGCCGCAGGTGGCGATTCCGCTGCGGGTGGCGCTGCTCGGCGTGCCGCAGACGCCGTCGATCGACGCGGTGGTGGAGGTGCTCGGCCGCGAGCGCGTGCTGGCGCGGCTGGCGCGACACCTCGGCTGA
- a CDS encoding P-II family nitrogen regulator, whose product MPNTHPCKLVVIIAEEALEGPLAKDVMALGAHGYTVSDVRGCGSHGMRSGVWDADSSIRMEILCDADTSLAITRHVEDAYFRNYAMVTYVADVGVLRPEKFVR is encoded by the coding sequence ATGCCCAACACCCATCCCTGCAAACTCGTTGTGATCATCGCCGAAGAGGCGCTGGAAGGCCCGCTGGCGAAGGATGTGATGGCGCTCGGCGCGCACGGCTACACCGTCAGCGACGTGCGCGGCTGCGGCAGCCACGGCATGCGCAGCGGCGTGTGGGACGCGGACAGCAGCATCCGCATGGAGATCCTGTGCGACGCCGACACCTCGCTGGCAATCACCCGCCACGTGGAAGACGCCTACTTCCGCAACTACGCGATGGTGACCTACGTGGCCGACGTGGGCGTGCTGCGCCCGGAAAAGTTCGTCCGCTGA
- a CDS encoding sodium-dependent bicarbonate transport family permease, whose translation MDAIPFFFLLGFVARLARSDLKLPGQLYEALSIYLLLAIGLKGGMELAKQDPLQVLPQALAVLALGAAIPLVAFPILRRLGRFDRYNAAAIAGHYGSVSVVTFAVGVDYLTARSIPYEAYLPLFLVLLEMPGIVVGILLARLGGEGGKVRWGPLLHEIFLGKSMVLLAGGLIIGWVAGPKGLVPLEPFFFTLFKGVLCLFLLEMGLVAAGQAGALRTSGAFLVGFALAMPVIGATLGSVLGVAIGLSLGGTLLLATLAASASYIAAPAAMRIAVPEANPGLSITAALVITFPFNILLGIPLYERIAGFIHGS comes from the coding sequence ATGGATGCCATCCCGTTCTTCTTCCTGCTCGGCTTCGTTGCCCGCCTCGCCCGCTCGGACCTGAAACTGCCCGGTCAACTGTACGAGGCCCTCTCCATCTACCTGCTGCTCGCCATCGGCCTCAAGGGCGGCATGGAACTCGCCAAGCAGGACCCACTGCAGGTGCTGCCGCAGGCGCTGGCGGTGCTGGCGCTGGGTGCGGCGATTCCGCTGGTGGCCTTCCCCATCCTGCGCCGGCTGGGCCGCTTCGATCGCTACAACGCCGCGGCGATCGCCGGCCACTACGGCTCGGTCAGCGTGGTCACGTTCGCGGTCGGGGTGGATTACCTCACCGCGCGCAGCATCCCCTACGAAGCCTACCTGCCGCTGTTCCTGGTGCTGCTGGAGATGCCCGGCATCGTGGTCGGCATCCTGCTCGCCCGCCTCGGCGGCGAAGGCGGCAAGGTGCGGTGGGGGCCGCTGCTGCACGAAATTTTCCTCGGCAAGAGCATGGTGCTGCTCGCCGGCGGCCTGATCATCGGCTGGGTGGCCGGGCCGAAGGGCCTGGTGCCGCTCGAACCCTTCTTCTTCACGCTGTTCAAGGGCGTGCTGTGCCTGTTCCTGCTGGAGATGGGCCTGGTCGCGGCCGGACAGGCCGGCGCGCTGCGCACCAGCGGCGCCTTCCTGGTCGGCTTCGCGCTGGCGATGCCGGTGATCGGCGCCACGCTCGGCAGCGTGCTCGGCGTGGCGATCGGCCTGTCGCTGGGCGGCACGCTGCTGCTCGCCACGCTGGCGGCCAGCGCCTCCTACATCGCGGCACCGGCGGCGATGCGGATCGCGGTGCCGGAGGCCAACCCGGGGCTGTCGATCACCGCGGCGCTGGTGATCACCTTCCCCTTCAACATCCTGCTCGGGATTCCGCTCTACGAACGGATCGCGGGCTTCATCCACGGGAGCTGA
- the mnmC gene encoding bifunctional tRNA (5-methylaminomethyl-2-thiouridine)(34)-methyltransferase MnmD/FAD-dependent 5-carboxymethylaminomethyl-2-thiouridine(34) oxidoreductase MnmC, translating to MPITPASLSFAEDGTPYSTAYGDVYHSSDGGLGQAHHVFLAGNGLPERWRGRERFVIVETGFGLGLNFLASWAAWRKDPQRSERLHFVSCELHPFRVEDLALLHARWPEFAPLAAELQANWPCLAPGVHRLHLDGGRVCLTLYFGDARDGLAQLDARADAFLLDGFSPAKNPDLWSARIFHLLARLAAADATLATWSVAGEVREGLRRAGFEVEKAPGFGGKRQMLRGRYLGREHRPAPAAAERRALVIGAGVAGTSIAERLAARGWQVELLDAASGPAQGASGNHAGVLRPLPSLDDNRMGRLTRAGTLYGWRHIQRLQAAGLPLRAEACGVLHLARDAAQEAKMRAVVERLALPPAHLRFVSAAEASEIGGWPVPLGGWWFGDSGWVQPPSLCAANLSAGGEGIRAHWNARVTLTRADTRWQARDAQGALLAEAPVAILAAGTGITGFPLAAPLPVVSARGQVSLLPAAAGSPPRVVMCRMGYVSPAVDGLRCAGATFDVGDDDATLRARDHHENLSKLEAMLPGYTAALATQTAEGRVGFRPASPDRLPMVGAVPALTTVAAPCALAEIPRHAGLYALSGFGARGLVWATLAAETLASQLDGEPLPLERDLVDALDPARFLLRPARSLRGED from the coding sequence ATGCCGATCACACCCGCCAGCCTCAGCTTCGCCGAAGACGGCACGCCCTACTCCACCGCCTACGGCGACGTCTATCACTCCAGCGACGGCGGCCTCGGCCAGGCCCACCACGTCTTTCTCGCCGGCAACGGCCTGCCCGAACGCTGGCGCGGCCGCGAGCGCTTCGTCATCGTCGAGACCGGCTTCGGGCTCGGGCTCAACTTCCTCGCCAGCTGGGCGGCGTGGCGTAAGGACCCGCAGCGCAGCGAACGGCTGCACTTCGTCTCGTGCGAGCTGCATCCCTTCCGCGTCGAAGACCTCGCGCTGCTGCACGCGCGCTGGCCGGAGTTCGCGCCGCTCGCCGCCGAGCTGCAGGCCAACTGGCCCTGCCTCGCGCCCGGCGTGCATCGGCTGCACCTCGATGGCGGCCGCGTCTGCCTCACACTCTACTTCGGCGATGCGCGCGACGGGCTGGCGCAGCTCGACGCGCGCGCCGACGCCTTCCTGCTCGACGGCTTCTCGCCGGCGAAGAATCCGGATTTGTGGTCTGCGCGCATCTTCCACCTGCTTGCCCGGCTGGCCGCGGCGGACGCGACCCTCGCGACCTGGTCGGTTGCCGGCGAGGTGCGCGAAGGGCTGCGACGCGCCGGCTTCGAAGTGGAGAAGGCACCCGGCTTCGGCGGCAAGCGGCAGATGCTGCGCGGACGTTACCTCGGGCGCGAACACCGCCCGGCGCCAGCCGCGGCCGAGCGCCGCGCGCTGGTGATCGGCGCCGGTGTCGCGGGCACCTCGATCGCCGAACGGCTCGCGGCGCGCGGCTGGCAGGTGGAGCTGCTCGACGCCGCCAGCGGCCCCGCCCAGGGCGCGTCCGGCAATCACGCCGGCGTGCTGCGCCCGCTGCCCAGCCTGGACGACAACCGCATGGGCCGGCTGACACGCGCCGGCACGCTCTACGGCTGGCGCCACATCCAGCGCCTGCAGGCCGCCGGGCTGCCGCTGCGCGCCGAGGCCTGCGGCGTGCTGCACCTCGCGCGCGACGCCGCGCAGGAGGCGAAGATGCGCGCGGTGGTCGAACGCCTCGCGCTGCCGCCGGCCCACCTGCGTTTCGTCAGTGCCGCCGAAGCCAGCGAGATCGGCGGCTGGCCGGTGCCGCTGGGTGGATGGTGGTTTGGCGACAGCGGTTGGGTGCAGCCGCCCAGCCTGTGCGCCGCCAATCTCTCCGCCGGTGGCGAAGGCATCCGCGCGCACTGGAACGCGCGCGTGACGCTGACTCGCGCCGACACCCGCTGGCAGGCCCGCGATGCGCAGGGCGCACTGCTTGCAGAAGCGCCGGTCGCCATCCTCGCGGCGGGCACCGGCATCACCGGCTTTCCGCTTGCCGCGCCCTTGCCGGTGGTGAGCGCGCGCGGCCAGGTAAGCCTGCTGCCGGCCGCCGCTGGCAGCCCGCCCCGGGTGGTGATGTGCCGCATGGGCTACGTCAGCCCGGCGGTAGATGGCCTGCGCTGCGCCGGCGCCACCTTCGACGTCGGCGACGACGACGCGACGCTGCGCGCGCGCGACCACCACGAAAACCTGAGCAAGCTCGAAGCCATGCTGCCGGGCTACACCGCCGCGCTCGCCACCCAAACGGCGGAAGGCCGCGTCGGCTTCCGCCCGGCCTCGCCCGACCGCCTGCCGATGGTGGGCGCGGTGCCCGCGCTCACCACCGTGGCCGCGCCCTGCGCGCTGGCCGAGATTCCCCGCCACGCCGGCCTTTACGCCCTGTCCGGCTTCGGCGCGCGCGGCCTGGTGTGGGCGACGCTGGCCGCCGAAACGCTCGCCAGCCAGCTCGACGGGGAACCTCTGCCGCTGGAGCGCGATCTGGTCGACGCGCTCGATCCCGCCCGCTTCCTGCTGCGCCCCGCACGATCGCTGCGCGGCGAGGACTGA
- a CDS encoding bifunctional metallophosphatase/5'-nucleotidase, with protein MRFPLKTLALLVGFACAQPLLAAQCTGTVGFGEANGRVLTQVANRAVGAACFNDLIIDTDAEGANYGSHGEFVAAFGALARDWRDQGLINGREYGELVSAAARSHVGKTLKLRVIAFNDFHGNIDGSTLTQSSAADGFSGVRAGGVDYLAGLVKQLRDGAPNSVMVSAGDLIGASPLNSALFHDEPTIETMNRLGLDFNAVGNHEFDEGKDELLRMKRGGCHPTDANSCQGNAVGTPYPFEGATFDFLAANVVDSATGDTVFPAYGIKEYKGIRVAFIGMTLKGTPSIVTPGGIVGLRFGDEADTVNALIGKLKDEGVNAVVVLVHEGGYAPGSINGCSGISGPITDIVKRLDDAVDLVVSGHTHAAYNCTLPNRAGRAIPVTSAGNYGRLVTRIDLVLDTKRRDVIAASAQNLVVDRNNVLGAVEPIVPDAAIAGIVANYNALTGPIANRVIGNITATLSRSINAAGESVLGDLIADGQLLATAPVQKGGAVVAFMNPGGIRADFTYPGSPAGEGDGQVTYGEAFTVQPFGNSLVVKTLSGQQLYDLLEQQWAVGQPASGRILQVSDGFHYRHTFSASVSPLGGRYVCDGSVTLNGVAIDKAARYRVTMNSFLATGGDNFSVFNLGTEPLGGDVDLDALTDWFALKSPAAPTALDRIVKVASCN; from the coding sequence ATGCGTTTCCCGCTCAAGACCCTCGCCCTGCTGGTCGGCTTCGCCTGCGCGCAACCGCTGCTCGCCGCGCAATGCACCGGCACGGTCGGCTTCGGCGAAGCCAACGGCCGTGTGCTCACCCAGGTCGCCAACCGCGCCGTCGGCGCGGCCTGCTTCAACGATCTGATCATCGACACCGACGCCGAAGGCGCCAACTACGGCAGCCACGGCGAATTCGTCGCCGCCTTCGGCGCGCTTGCCCGCGACTGGCGCGACCAGGGGCTGATCAACGGCCGCGAATACGGCGAACTCGTCAGCGCCGCGGCGCGCTCCCACGTCGGCAAAACGCTGAAGCTGCGCGTGATCGCGTTCAACGACTTCCACGGCAACATCGACGGCAGCACGCTCACCCAGTCGAGCGCGGCGGACGGCTTTTCCGGGGTGCGCGCCGGCGGCGTCGACTACCTTGCCGGGCTGGTCAAGCAACTGCGCGACGGCGCGCCCAACAGCGTGATGGTGTCGGCCGGCGACCTGATCGGCGCCAGCCCGCTCAACTCCGCGCTGTTCCACGACGAGCCGACGATCGAGACCATGAACCGCCTCGGCCTCGACTTCAACGCGGTCGGCAACCACGAGTTCGACGAAGGCAAGGACGAGCTGCTGCGCATGAAGCGCGGCGGCTGCCACCCCACCGACGCCAACTCCTGCCAAGGCAACGCGGTCGGCACGCCCTACCCGTTCGAGGGCGCGACGTTCGACTTCCTCGCTGCCAACGTGGTCGATAGCGCCACCGGCGACACCGTCTTCCCCGCCTACGGCATCAAGGAGTACAAGGGCATCCGCGTCGCCTTCATCGGCATGACGCTGAAGGGCACGCCCTCCATCGTCACCCCGGGCGGCATCGTCGGCCTGCGCTTCGGCGATGAAGCCGACACGGTGAACGCGCTGATCGGCAAGCTGAAGGACGAAGGCGTCAACGCGGTGGTGGTGCTGGTGCATGAAGGCGGCTACGCCCCCGGCAGCATCAACGGCTGCAGCGGCATTTCCGGCCCGATCACCGACATCGTCAAACGCCTCGACGACGCGGTGGACCTGGTGGTATCCGGCCACACGCATGCCGCCTACAACTGCACGCTGCCCAACCGCGCCGGGCGCGCGATCCCGGTCACCAGCGCGGGCAACTACGGCCGCCTGGTCACCCGCATCGACCTGGTGCTCGACACCAAGCGCCGTGACGTCATCGCCGCCAGCGCGCAGAACCTGGTGGTCGACCGCAACAATGTGCTCGGCGCCGTCGAGCCGATCGTGCCGGACGCGGCCATCGCCGGCATCGTCGCCAACTACAACGCGCTCACCGGCCCGATCGCCAACCGCGTCATCGGCAACATCACCGCCACCCTCAGCCGCAGCATCAACGCCGCGGGTGAATCGGTGCTCGGCGACCTGATCGCCGACGGCCAGTTGCTGGCCACCGCGCCGGTGCAAAAGGGCGGCGCCGTGGTCGCCTTCATGAACCCGGGCGGCATCCGCGCCGACTTCACCTATCCCGGCAGCCCGGCCGGCGAAGGCGACGGCCAGGTGACCTACGGCGAAGCCTTCACCGTGCAGCCCTTCGGCAACAGCCTGGTGGTGAAGACACTGAGCGGCCAGCAGCTCTACGACCTGCTCGAACAGCAGTGGGCGGTCGGCCAGCCCGCCAGCGGCCGCATCCTGCAGGTGTCCGACGGCTTCCACTACCGTCACACCTTCAGCGCCAGCGTCAGCCCGCTCGGCGGGCGCTACGTCTGCGACGGCTCGGTGACGCTGAACGGCGTGGCGATCGACAAGGCGGCCCGCTACCGCGTGACGATGAACTCCTTCCTCGCCACCGGCGGCGACAACTTCAGCGTGTTCAACCTCGGCACCGAGCCGCTGGGCGGTGATGTGGACCTGGACGCGCTGACCGACTGGTTCGCGCTGAAGTCCCCCGCCGCACCCACCGCGCTGGACCGCATCGTCAAGGTCGCGTCCTGCAACTAA